In Paenibacillus stellifer, the DNA window GAAAATCTCCGTGACACAGCGAATAGCCCGCAGGCAGCCGGTCCAGATGGTGCAGAGTCCGCTGCTTCTCTTCCGGCGTCAGCAGCGGAGCTGCTGATATATGATCGGCAAGCATGGGCTTCTGCTCTCTGAGCCCGCCGCCCTCGCGGGAATGAATCTCCGCATGCACCCAAGCAAGCGACTTGGCGCTGGCTGAGACAGCCCAGGGTTTGCCCTTAATCACGTCAAGCAAAGTAACTCCTGAAATATGCTGATAGACAAGCCCGATTCTCCCTTCGATCCGGACAATTTCATACGGCTTCGGGGTTCGGATGCCAAGTGAAAAGGCCAGACTGCTCGCAGCCCACTCCCGGTCGGCATCTTCCTCCGGAATTTCCGGCTGGTACAGCTTGACAACCTTGCCTTTCCCGTAGTCATGCACCGAAGCGGTCCGGCCTTGCCCCAGCAGCTTCAAAGCAGCGATATCCAGATCACTATTTTCAAGACGCTCCATCAATGATCTCCCCATTTCCAAAGCCTATAATCCTGCTGCTTCCGTTATTGTCATCTCTTGGTTAGTTCGATCATAACTGGACCAGTCGCTGTTGACAAGTAGCCGTAACCCGCACGGCAATTCAACAAAAACGGCAGCCGGAGAGTTTCTCCGGCTGCCGCATAGCGTAAGCTTATAGTGTCTTCAAGAATTGATAGATCTTGTCGTTCATGCCCGGAAGATCCTCATGTCCGAAGTCCGGGTAAATTTCAAGCGTGAGCGGTGCAGGCATTTTGTTAATGGCTGCAAACTGGGTGGACGGCGGACAAATATTGTCCATCAGTCCGACGCCGATAAGCAGCTCCGCCTCAATGCGGGGAGCCAGATTCTGAATATCGATGTAGCCAAGCCGGGTGAAAATCTCATCCTCCCGTTTGTGCTGCGGATCGAAATTGCGGAAATACTCCCGAAGTTCGCTGTAGGCTCCCGCAGCCAGATCCATTTCCCATACCCGCTTATAATCGCTGAGGAAAGGATAGACAGGCGCCGCCTTCTTGATT includes these proteins:
- a CDS encoding phosphotransferase family protein, coding for MERLENSDLDIAALKLLGQGRTASVHDYGKGKVVKLYQPEIPEEDADREWAASSLAFSLGIRTPKPYEIVRIEGRIGLVYQHISGVTLLDVIKGKPWAVSASAKSLAWVHAEIHSREGGGLREQKPMLADHISAAPLLTPEEKQRTLHHLDRLPAGYSLCHGDFHPDNVIVNDGSWIVDWMNGICGHPAGDAARTLLLLSIGSMPENTSRTISSLINLGRRRLKSAYLSQYLKASGLSYTSIDEWLLPVAAARLSEGIPEAEKEQLAKIVRERLTPDH